A region of Myxococcus stipitatus DSM 14675 DNA encodes the following proteins:
- a CDS encoding dihydrofolate reductase family protein, whose protein sequence is MQPQKRKLTYHVATTLDGFIAREDHSFDCFVNEGDHVTEYFATLRTYGAVVMGRKTYDIGLQFGVTDPYPYLETYVVSRSLKESPDPKVRLISDDVVGAVRTLKAQEGKDIYLAGGGELATQLFTAGLVDEVLIKLNPLLLGSGIPLVTRLGSHINLELLSTKVYRTGVVLLQYGVKR, encoded by the coding sequence ATGCAACCCCAGAAGCGCAAGCTCACCTACCACGTCGCCACCACGCTCGATGGCTTCATCGCCCGCGAGGACCACTCGTTCGACTGCTTCGTGAACGAGGGCGACCACGTCACCGAGTACTTCGCCACGCTGCGCACGTACGGCGCGGTGGTGATGGGCCGCAAGACGTACGACATCGGCTTGCAGTTCGGTGTCACGGACCCCTACCCGTACCTGGAGACGTACGTCGTCTCCCGTTCGCTGAAGGAGAGCCCGGACCCGAAGGTCCGCCTCATCTCCGACGACGTCGTCGGCGCGGTGCGGACGCTGAAGGCCCAGGAGGGCAAGGACATCTACCTCGCGGGGGGAGGAGAACTCGCGACCCAGCTGTTCACCGCGGGGCTGGTGGATGAGGTCCTCATCAAGCTGAACCCGCTGCTGCTCGGCTCCGGGATTCCGCTCGTCACGAGGCTGGGCTCGCACATCAACCTGGAGCTGCTCTCGACCAAGGTCTACCGGACCGGCGTCGTCCTGCTCCAGTACGGCGTCAAGCGCTGA
- a CDS encoding FAD-binding oxidoreductase, with amino-acid sequence MSSAPLPAAFLQALTEGFPVDFLTREPEELSEYGRDWTRVYAPAPSAVALPRTTDEVSRLLALCHQYGVAVVPSGGRTGLAGGAVASKGEVVLSLQRMAQLGPVDLLGNTVRVQAGAVTEAVHRHCAEHGLTWPVDFASKGSSTVGGNIATNAGGVKVIRYGLTRNWVLGLQVVTAEGRVLELNGALEKNNTGLDLRQLFIGSEGTLGVITEATLKLTQVPGKQDVFLFAVPDVAAVLRLFRDARQQTAFIISAYEFFTDRCLARVQRHRKLRSPFESPSGCYVLLEAEAKDAGQVEAWLGSLFERGLVTDGTQAQGAAQASELWALREGISESLSATGLPHKNDISLPVAGLEAFCAELESVFEARYPGWEICLFGHIGDGNLHVNVMKPDALEKAEFLAHTKQADPTMFELVRKHAGSISAEHGIGLLKKDYLGYSRTEEELALLRALKRTLDPRGVLNPGKILDP; translated from the coding sequence ATGTCCAGCGCCCCGCTTCCCGCAGCCTTCCTCCAGGCCCTCACCGAGGGGTTCCCCGTAGATTTCCTCACGCGGGAGCCGGAGGAATTGAGCGAGTACGGTCGAGACTGGACGCGCGTCTACGCCCCGGCCCCCAGCGCGGTGGCCCTGCCGCGCACCACGGATGAGGTGTCTCGACTGCTCGCGTTGTGCCACCAGTACGGCGTCGCGGTGGTGCCCTCCGGCGGGCGCACGGGGCTCGCGGGAGGCGCGGTGGCCTCGAAGGGCGAGGTGGTGTTGTCTCTTCAACGCATGGCCCAGCTGGGCCCGGTGGACCTGCTCGGCAACACGGTGCGGGTGCAGGCCGGCGCGGTGACGGAGGCGGTGCACCGGCACTGCGCGGAGCACGGCCTCACCTGGCCCGTGGACTTCGCCTCCAAGGGCTCCAGCACGGTGGGTGGCAACATCGCCACCAACGCGGGGGGCGTGAAGGTCATCCGCTACGGCCTCACCCGCAACTGGGTGCTGGGCCTCCAGGTGGTGACGGCCGAGGGCCGCGTGCTGGAGCTCAACGGCGCGCTGGAGAAGAACAACACCGGCCTGGACCTGCGCCAGCTCTTCATCGGCAGCGAGGGCACCCTGGGTGTCATCACCGAGGCCACCCTCAAGCTCACCCAGGTCCCCGGCAAGCAGGACGTCTTCCTCTTCGCCGTGCCGGACGTGGCCGCCGTGCTGCGCCTGTTCCGGGACGCACGCCAGCAGACGGCCTTCATCATCTCCGCCTACGAGTTCTTCACCGACCGGTGCCTGGCGCGCGTGCAGCGCCACCGCAAGCTGCGCTCACCCTTCGAGTCCCCCAGCGGCTGCTACGTGCTGCTGGAGGCGGAGGCGAAGGACGCGGGCCAGGTGGAGGCGTGGCTGGGCTCGCTCTTCGAGCGCGGCCTGGTGACGGACGGCACCCAGGCACAGGGCGCGGCGCAGGCCTCGGAGTTGTGGGCGCTGCGCGAGGGCATCAGCGAGAGCCTGTCCGCCACGGGCCTGCCCCACAAGAACGACATCTCGCTGCCCGTCGCGGGCCTGGAGGCCTTCTGCGCGGAGCTGGAGTCCGTCTTCGAGGCGCGCTACCCGGGGTGGGAGATCTGCCTCTTCGGCCACATCGGCGACGGCAACCTGCACGTCAACGTGATGAAGCCGGACGCCTTGGAGAAGGCGGAGTTCCTGGCTCACACGAAGCAGGCGGACCCCACCATGTTCGAGCTGGTGCGCAAGCACGCGGGCAGCATCTCCGCCGAGCACGGCATCGGCCTGCTCAAGAAGGACTACCTGGGCTACTCGCGCACGGAGGAGGAGCTGGCGCTCCTGCGCGCGCTCAAGCGGACCCTGGACCCCCGGGGCGTGCTCAACCCCGGGAAGATCCTGGACCCCTGA